Proteins from a genomic interval of Candidatus Borkfalkia ceftriaxoniphila:
- a CDS encoding pyruvate carboxylase subunit B, translating to MAENKTKKVLITDTILRDAHQSQAATRMRIDEMIPVLSQLDDIGYYSLEAWGGATFDSCLRFLNEDPWERLRTLKKYLKKTPIQMLLRGQNLLGYRHYSDDVVEKFVAKSIENGVSVVRVFDALNDPRNLETSMKAIKKYGGICEAAICYTTSPVHTTAYFVKLAKQLEDMGADNICIKDMANLLLPYTAFDLVTKLKKELKPETKIHLHTHNTAGTGDMINLKAVEAGCDIVDTALSPLGNGTSQPATEPFVATLKGTPYDTGIEIEKLVPIVNHFKGVAERLKKDKFLSPKVLQIDINALIYQVPGGMLSNLISQLAQQNKSDKLPEVLAEVPNVRKDCGYPPLVTPSSQIVGTQAVLNVVCGERYKMVTKEFKGILKGEYGKLPAEPDPAIVKKIVGDEKRITYRPADDLKPEYDQFKAEISEYIEQEEDILSYAVFGQVAINFFKWRKAQKQGVDKNLAANTDKVYPV from the coding sequence ATGGCTGAAAATAAAACGAAAAAGGTATTGATCACCGATACCATCTTGCGCGACGCGCATCAATCGCAGGCGGCGACCCGTATGAGGATCGACGAAATGATCCCCGTGCTGTCGCAACTGGACGATATCGGATATTATTCTTTGGAGGCGTGGGGCGGCGCCACCTTCGACAGTTGCCTCCGCTTTTTGAACGAGGATCCGTGGGAAAGATTGAGAACGCTGAAAAAGTATCTCAAAAAAACGCCCATTCAAATGCTTCTGAGAGGTCAGAACCTTTTGGGCTACCGTCATTATTCTGACGACGTCGTTGAAAAATTCGTCGCTAAATCCATCGAAAACGGCGTCAGCGTCGTCCGCGTGTTCGACGCGCTGAACGATCCTCGAAATCTGGAAACTTCCATGAAGGCGATCAAAAAATACGGCGGCATCTGCGAGGCGGCGATTTGCTATACGACCAGCCCCGTGCATACCACCGCTTACTTTGTAAAACTCGCCAAACAATTGGAAGACATGGGCGCGGACAATATCTGTATCAAGGATATGGCGAACCTTTTGCTTCCTTATACGGCGTTTGATCTCGTTACCAAACTTAAAAAGGAACTGAAACCCGAAACCAAGATTCACCTGCATACGCATAATACGGCGGGTACGGGCGATATGATCAACTTGAAAGCCGTAGAGGCGGGCTGCGACATCGTGGACACCGCGCTCTCTCCTTTGGGGAACGGAACCTCCCAGCCCGCGACGGAACCTTTCGTGGCGACGCTGAAAGGCACGCCGTACGATACGGGCATCGAGATCGAAAAACTCGTTCCTATCGTCAATCATTTCAAGGGCGTTGCGGAACGTCTGAAAAAAGATAAATTCCTTTCGCCGAAAGTTTTGCAGATCGATATCAACGCGCTGATTTATCAGGTGCCGGGCGGTATGCTGTCGAACCTGATCTCCCAACTCGCGCAGCAGAATAAGTCGGATAAACTTCCCGAAGTATTGGCCGAAGTACCCAACGTACGGAAAGACTGCGGCTATCCTCCGCTGGTCACGCCCAGTTCGCAGATCGTGGGTACGCAGGCGGTCTTGAATGTCGTGTGCGGCGAACGCTATAAAATGGTCACCAAAGAATTCAAGGGGATCTTGAAAGGCGAATACGGCAAACTGCCCGCCGAACCCGATCCTGCGATCGTCAAAAAGATCGTGGGTGACGAAAAGCGCATTACGTATCGTCCCGCGGACGATCTCAAACCCGAATACGACCAGTTCAAAGCGGAAATTTCCGAATATATCGAGCAGGAAGAGGATATCCTTTCCTATGCCGTGTTTGGTCAGGTCGCGATCAATTTCTTCAAATGGAGAAAAGCGCAAAAGCAGGGCGTAGACAAAAACCTCGCCGCGAATACGGACAAAGTCTATCCCGTATAA
- the cmk gene encoding (d)CMP kinase has translation MKAIRGATTISADTPAEIKDAVGELLIQMREQNGLTDENMICILFSNTSDIKSAYPAKAAREAGFYSCALFSSLEPEIEGALPLCIRVMILAEIENPVPVYLRGAANLRKDLKKFAVALDGPSGSGKSTVAKMLARKLNILYLDTGAMYRACALKAIGEKVERFTEDAVAPLIENISLNIQYTDGAQRTILDGEDVSEKIRRPEVSMAASAISALPCVRKKMVEMQREIARKMSCVLDGRDIGTHVLPDAPFKFFVTASSRVRAKRRYDELRQKGYDVEYDNVLQEIEERDYNDSHRAFSPLRQAEDAVVVNTDEMNAQEVLDFIVRKIQEKV, from the coding sequence ATGAAAGCAATCCGGGGAGCAACGACGATATCGGCCGATACGCCCGCAGAGATCAAGGACGCCGTCGGCGAGTTGTTGATACAAATGCGTGAACAGAACGGTCTGACGGACGAAAATATGATCTGCATTCTGTTTTCCAACACGTCTGACATCAAGAGCGCTTATCCCGCCAAGGCGGCAAGGGAAGCCGGCTTTTATTCCTGCGCGCTTTTTTCTTCTTTGGAACCCGAAATCGAAGGGGCGCTTCCGCTGTGCATACGCGTGATGATCTTGGCGGAGATCGAAAATCCGGTGCCAGTATATCTTCGGGGAGCCGCCAACCTTCGCAAAGATCTCAAAAAATTTGCGGTGGCGCTCGACGGCCCGTCAGGCAGCGGCAAGAGCACCGTGGCGAAAATGCTCGCCCGAAAACTGAATATTTTATATCTCGACACGGGCGCCATGTATCGAGCATGCGCGCTGAAAGCGATCGGCGAAAAAGTAGAACGCTTCACCGAGGACGCGGTGGCGCCACTCATAGAAAACATATCGCTCAACATACAATATACGGACGGCGCGCAGCGGACGATCTTGGACGGGGAAGACGTATCGGAAAAGATACGCCGTCCGGAAGTTTCCATGGCGGCGTCCGCCATTTCGGCGCTGCCTTGCGTGCGAAAAAAAATGGTGGAGATGCAGAGAGAGATCGCGCGGAAAATGTCCTGCGTTCTCGACGGACGGGATATCGGAACGCACGTTCTTCCCGACGCTCCCTTCAAATTTTTCGTGACGGCGTCGAGCCGCGTCCGCGCGAAACGCCGCTACGACGAACTCAGACAAAAGGGATACGACGTCGAATACGACAATGTGTTGCAAGAGATCGAAGAACGGGACTACAACGATTCGCACCGTGCGTTTTCTCCGCTCCGACAGGCGGAGGACGCCGTCGTCGTGAATACGGACGAAATGAACGCACAGGAAGTGCTCGATTTCATCGTGCGCAAGATCCAGGAAAAAGTATAA
- a CDS encoding BaiN/RdsA family NAD(P)/FAD-dependent oxidoreductase, translated as MKRVIVIGAGASGLVAAYFAAKRGNEVIVIEKNEKCGKKIYITGKGRCNITNDILPEDFLSNVVTNPKFLTGAVYSFPPQKLMRFLEDGGLRLKTERGGRVFPLSDKASDVTKCLENYCKNAGVCFHFNEQVQEICVLQSTMSDVITDKARYACDACIVCTGGLSYPGTGSTGDGYAFAKQLGHTVVPVTAALCGINLKDTDTAPLQGLSLKNVSVSAKRGGKEVGSFFGEMLFTHFGISGPCVLSLSSLINRFPMSEIEIFIDLKPALDAQTLDKRILRDFEKYKNKMLIHALDELLPKSLVPVVVARSGILPSTPVNTVTKAQRGHLLETIKRFTLRPSSLRGIRESIVTAGGVDVREIHPKTMESRLVKGLYFCGEVLDVDAFTGGYNLQIAFSTGYAAGNNV; from the coding sequence ATGAAAAGAGTCATCGTTATCGGCGCGGGAGCATCGGGTCTTGTCGCGGCGTATTTCGCCGCAAAGCGGGGCAACGAAGTGATCGTGATCGAAAAAAACGAGAAATGCGGTAAAAAAATTTATATTACGGGTAAAGGGCGCTGCAATATCACGAACGATATTCTCCCCGAAGATTTCCTCTCGAACGTCGTTACAAATCCAAAATTTTTAACGGGCGCAGTGTATTCTTTTCCTCCGCAAAAGTTGATGCGGTTTTTAGAAGACGGGGGACTGCGACTGAAAACGGAACGGGGAGGCCGCGTGTTTCCGTTGTCCGATAAGGCGAGCGACGTTACGAAATGTTTGGAGAACTATTGCAAAAATGCGGGTGTTTGTTTTCATTTTAACGAGCAAGTGCAGGAAATTTGCGTTTTGCAGAGTACTATGTCAGACGTAATTACAGATAAGGCTCGCTATGCCTGCGACGCGTGCATCGTTTGTACGGGCGGATTGTCCTATCCGGGAACGGGCAGCACGGGAGACGGGTACGCTTTTGCCAAACAACTGGGACATACCGTCGTTCCCGTTACGGCCGCGCTATGCGGGATAAATTTAAAAGATACGGATACGGCGCCGTTACAGGGACTGTCGCTTAAAAACGTTTCTGTTTCAGCCAAAAGGGGCGGAAAGGAGGTCGGCTCGTTTTTCGGGGAGATGCTGTTTACGCATTTCGGGATCTCGGGACCGTGCGTATTGTCCTTATCCAGTCTGATCAACCGTTTCCCGATGTCGGAAATCGAAATTTTCATCGACCTGAAACCCGCGCTTGATGCGCAGACGCTCGATAAGAGGATCTTGCGCGATTTCGAAAAATATAAGAATAAAATGCTGATTCACGCGCTAGACGAACTTTTGCCGAAATCATTGGTGCCGGTCGTCGTCGCGAGAAGCGGGATTTTACCTTCGACACCCGTCAATACGGTTACGAAAGCGCAGAGGGGGCATTTGCTGGAAACGATCAAGCGCTTTACATTGCGCCCTTCGTCGCTGCGCGGAATACGGGAATCGATCGTGACGGCGGGCGGCGTGGACGTAAGGGAGATACACCCCAAAACGATGGAAAGCAGATTGGTCAAAGGACTGTATTTCTGCGGAGAGGTACTTGACGTAGACGCCTTTACGGGCGGTTACAATCTGCAGATCGCGTTTTCCACGGGATATGCCGCGGGAAATAACGTATAA